ACATCGAATGGATGGCGCGCGCGACCACCTCCTTGCCAACTCCACTCTCTCCGCTGATCAGGATCGTGACGTCGCTCGGCGCCACCTTCTCGATGAGCGCGCGAAGCTTCGTGATCGCGGGATGCTGGCCGATCAGAGCTCTCTCGACGGCGTTGACTCGTCGCTCGAAGTCGACCCGCTTTACCTCGGACCCCGCTTTTCCGGAAAGACTCACA
Above is a genomic segment from Candidatus Binataceae bacterium containing:
- a CDS encoding sigma 54-interacting transcriptional regulator: MSLSGKAGSEVKRVDFERRVNAVERALIGQHPAITKLRALIEKVAPSDVTILISGESGVGKEVVARAIHSM